The Salvia miltiorrhiza cultivar Shanhuang (shh) chromosome 1, IMPLAD_Smil_shh, whole genome shotgun sequence genome has a window encoding:
- the LOC131001362 gene encoding transcription factor bHLH48-like isoform X1 produces MEPELGAAQPQFRSGEMGCAFDEIHGLISAPPVTGGRSFTALLELPPPQAVELLVTEDFPAKHQPPPPIFPTDIGLIHRASKFSVFASADNSLESNTILSVSNSIKVDSVKQEQLDADSHRNSSSPAGSDQCLKSGKRKEREKKVKESNKKSKNMAANEPSDNGGGEELPYVHVRARRGQATDSHSLAERARREKINARMKLLQELVPGCNKISGTAMVLDEIINHVQALQRQVEFLSMRLAAVSPGIDLDLDSLFAVNGSSNADTSYTGMFALPICTEGQLDGTRQLQLQQLWHCDELHQSVWAREADTSNFIAPANSLMSYDSSSANSGNPAAPRRTTS; encoded by the exons ATGGAGCCCGAACTCGGTGCAGCTCAACCGCAGTTTAGATCCGGCGAAATGGGGTGCGCGTTTGACGAAATTCACGGACTCATCTCCGCTCCACCGGTCACCGGCGGCCGCTCGTTCACGGCGCTGCTCGAGCTTCCCCCGCCGCAAGCGGTGGAGCTCCTGGTTACGGAAGATTTTCCGGCTAAACatcagccgccgccgccgatttTCCCTACTGATATCGGTCTCATCCATCGCGCGTCAAAGTTCTCCGTCTTCGCTTCAGCTGATAATTCGCTCGAGAGCAATACGATTCTTTCAGTCTCAAACTCGATCAAGGTTGACTCGGTGAAGCAGGAGCAGCTGGACGCGGATTCCCACCGaaattcttcttctccggcgggttCGGATCAGTGTCTCAAGTCCGGCAAGCGAAAGGAGAGGGAGAAAAAG GTGAAAGAGTCGAATAAAAAGAGCAAAAATATGGCCGCAAATGAACCTTCTGACAACGGCGGCGGCGAGGAGCTGCCTTACGTTCACGTCAGAGCTCGCCGCGGCCAAGCCACTGACAGCCACAGCTTAGCAGAAAGA GCAAGGAGAGAGAAGATTAATGCCAGAATGAAGCTGTTACAGGAGCTAGTCCCCGGATGCAACAAG ATTTCAGGAACTGCAATGGTGTTGGATGAGATAATTAATCATGTCCAAGCACTTCAACGCCAAGTGGAG TTTTTATCCATGAGGCTTGCTGCTGTTAGCCCAGGAATTGATCTTGACCTCGATTCCCTATTCGCTGTG AATGGATCTTCAAACGCCGATACCAGCTACACTGGTATGTTCGCTCTACCCATCTGCACTGAGGGACAGCTTGATGGGACCAGACAATTACAGCTCCAACAGCTGTGGCATTGTGATGAGCTTCATCAGTCTGTCTGGGCCAGAGAAGCTGACACCTCTAATTTCATTGCTCCTGCAAATTCACTAATGAGTTACGACTCCTCCTCCGCAAATTCAGGTAACCCAGCTGCTCCACGACGTACCACTTCTTAG
- the LOC131001362 gene encoding transcription factor bHLH48-like isoform X2, producing the protein MEPELGAAQPQFRSGEMGCAFDEIHGLISAPPVTGGRSFTALLELPPPQAVELLVTEDFPAKHQPPPPIFPTDIGLIHRASKFSVFASADNSLESNTILSVSNSIKVDSVKQEQLDADSHRNSSSPAGSDQCLKSGKRKEREKKVKESNKKSKNMAANEPSDNGGGEELPYVHVRARRGQATDSHSLAERARREKINARMKLLQELVPGCNKISGTAMVLDEIINHVQALQRQVEFLSMRLAAVSPGIDLDLDSLFAVNGSSNADTSYTGMFALPICTEGQLDGTRQLQLQQLWHCDELHQSVWAREADTSNFIAPANSLMSYDSSSANSASHSRAS; encoded by the exons ATGGAGCCCGAACTCGGTGCAGCTCAACCGCAGTTTAGATCCGGCGAAATGGGGTGCGCGTTTGACGAAATTCACGGACTCATCTCCGCTCCACCGGTCACCGGCGGCCGCTCGTTCACGGCGCTGCTCGAGCTTCCCCCGCCGCAAGCGGTGGAGCTCCTGGTTACGGAAGATTTTCCGGCTAAACatcagccgccgccgccgatttTCCCTACTGATATCGGTCTCATCCATCGCGCGTCAAAGTTCTCCGTCTTCGCTTCAGCTGATAATTCGCTCGAGAGCAATACGATTCTTTCAGTCTCAAACTCGATCAAGGTTGACTCGGTGAAGCAGGAGCAGCTGGACGCGGATTCCCACCGaaattcttcttctccggcgggttCGGATCAGTGTCTCAAGTCCGGCAAGCGAAAGGAGAGGGAGAAAAAG GTGAAAGAGTCGAATAAAAAGAGCAAAAATATGGCCGCAAATGAACCTTCTGACAACGGCGGCGGCGAGGAGCTGCCTTACGTTCACGTCAGAGCTCGCCGCGGCCAAGCCACTGACAGCCACAGCTTAGCAGAAAGA GCAAGGAGAGAGAAGATTAATGCCAGAATGAAGCTGTTACAGGAGCTAGTCCCCGGATGCAACAAG ATTTCAGGAACTGCAATGGTGTTGGATGAGATAATTAATCATGTCCAAGCACTTCAACGCCAAGTGGAG TTTTTATCCATGAGGCTTGCTGCTGTTAGCCCAGGAATTGATCTTGACCTCGATTCCCTATTCGCTGTG AATGGATCTTCAAACGCCGATACCAGCTACACTGGTATGTTCGCTCTACCCATCTGCACTGAGGGACAGCTTGATGGGACCAGACAATTACAGCTCCAACAGCTGTGGCATTGTGATGAGCTTCATCAGTCTGTCTGGGCCAGAGAAGCTGACACCTCTAATTTCATTGCTCCTGCAAATTCACTAATGAGTTACGACTCCTCCTCCGCAAATTCAG CCTCTCACAGTCGAGCCAGCTGA
- the LOC131001335 gene encoding probable polygalacturonase At1g80170 — MNSITFLRIQLYLILAATLFQSLSAASRLSSLQHCGDDLSLSVADYGATGHGRRYDTVAIQSAIDDCASAAARRCRTCQVHFPPGKYLTATLYLKSGVVLDVSRNATILGGTKLQDYPEKQDKWYVVLAENAVDVGITGGGEINGQGLEFVTRFDERKNVMVSWNRTGACLGDECRPRLVGFIGCRNVRIWNVSFNEPAYWCLHIVRCQNTSIHDTSIFGDFNTPNNDGIDIEDSNNTLITRCTINTGDDAICPKTYTSPLYNLTATNCWIRSKSSAIKLGSASWYAFRGLLFDNITIVESHRGLALQIRDGGNVSDITFSNINISTRYYDELWWGRAEPIYITTCPRDSSSKAGSISNLQFINITATSENGVFLSGSEGGVLSNIKLYNVSLTYKRWTNYTGGLVDYRPGCQGLVNRSTAGLMMEHIDGLDLEDVNMRWADERNNKQWNNPLDFLPSTVNNVSLLNFYSGLYKKSGRGDEDAEL; from the exons ATGAATTCAATCACTTTTCTTCGCATCCAATTATATCTCATCTTAGCTGCTACTCTGTTCCAATCACTATCCGCCGCGTCACGGCTCTCCAGCCTCCAACACTGCGGCGACGATCTCTCCCTCTCCGTCGCGGACTACGGCGCCACGGGCCACGGCCGCCGCTACGACACTGTTGCAATCCAATCTGCCATCGACGACTGCGCCTCCGCGGCCGCCCGCCGCTGCCGCACCTGCCAGGTCCACTTCCCGCCGGGCAAGTACCTGACCGCAACGTTGTACCTGAAATCCGGCGTCGTGCTGGACGTATCGAGGAACGCCACCATCCTCGGCGGCACCAAGCTGCAGGACTACCCTGAGAAGCAAGATAAATGGTACGTGGTGTTGGCGGAGAATGCGGTGGATGTGGGGATCACCGGCGGCGGGGAGATCAACGGCCAGGGTCTGGAGTTCGTGACGAGATTCGACGAGAGGAAGAATGTGATGGTGAGTTGGAATCGGACTGGGGCGTGTTTAGGCGATGAGTGCCGGCCGCGGTTGGTAGGGTTTATTGGCTGCAGGAATGTGAGGATTTGGAATGTCAGCTTCAATGAGCCTGCTTATTGGTG CTTGCATATTGTTCGGTGTCAAAACACATCGATCCATGACACTTCCATCTTCGGGGACTTCAACACGCCCAATAATGATGGCATAGACATTGAGGACTCAAACAATACACTGATAACTAGATGCACCATAAACACTGGAGATGATGCTATATGTCCCAAGACATACACTAGCCCTCTCTACAATCTCACTGCAACCAACTGCTGGATTAGAAGCAAGTCCTCAGCCATCAAACTCGGGAGTGCCAGTTGGTATGCTTTCAGAGGTTTGTTATTCGACAACATAACTATTGTCGAATCCCACAGAGGGCTCGCCCTACAAATACGAGATGGAG GAAATGTTAGTGACATCACATTCTCGAACATCAATATCAGCACAAGGTACTACGATGAGCTGTGGTGGGGAAGAGCAGAACCTATTTACATCACAACTTGCCCTAGAGACAGCAGCTCGAAAGCCGGCTCCATCTCCAACCtgcagttcataaacatcacaGCAACTTCTGAAAATGGAGTGTTCTTGTCAGGATCAGAAGGTGGAGTACTGAGCAACATTAAGCTGTATAACGTGAGTCTCACCTACAAACGATGGACAAACTACACGGGTGGGCTTGTCGACTACAGACCAGGGTGCCAAGGGCTGGTGAATCGCAGCACTGCAGGGTTGATGATGGAACACATTGATGGCTTAGATCTTGAAGATGTGAACATGAGGTGGGCTGATGAGAGGAACAACAAACAGTGGAATAATCCCCTCGATTTTCTCCCTTCAACTGTGAATAATGTTTCATTGCTCAATTTCTATTCTGGATTGTACAAAAAATCAGGAAGGGGGGATGAAGATGCAGAGTTGTGA